The genomic interval TACCAGTTATATGTATTCAAACTCTTGAATTTGTTACAAAAAGTTAAAAAACATTCAAAAAAACAGGTGTTTATTTCATCTTAATATTAAGTCCTGTATAAATTCTAACAAAAAAAGGCCGTCTTAATTTCTTAAAACAACCTTTTATTAACTAACAACAATGACTTTTAATTCGTTAAGCAACTACGCTTAACCCTTCTTTAACTACAACTTTCTTTGATTTAATTTCAAACTGATTTGATGTGTTTTTTTCTCCCCCAGCTTTTAACGCTTTATCACCTGCAAAGAACGATTTATGATCATCTCCTAAATCTGAACCCGCCATTCTTTGATGTTTTACACAAGACACTCCTTTTCTTAACTCTTGTCTTTGCACACCTTTTACATACGCTAACATACCTTGCTCTCCAAAATACCCTTCAGTTAAATCATTCATATGAAGTGCAGTTGTATGGTAGGTTGGTAATGTAATTAAGTGATGAAAAATTCCTGCTTCTCTTGCTCCGTCAACCTGAAACGTTTTAATTTTATCATCTGCCCTGTGACATAATTCAGAACCGTCATATGCTTCATCCATTAAATTATTTCTATCATACTCCGTCATGTTTTCACCTTCCTCTAACATTTCATCAAATGCTTGATTTCGGAAATTTAAGGTCCAATTAAATGATGGTGAATTATTATAAACCAACTTTGCATTTGGCACAACTTCTCTAACCCTATTCACCATATGAGCAATCTGCTTTACATTCGGAGTTGGAGTTTCTATCCACAACAAATCTGCTCCATTTTGCAGACTTGTTATACAATCTAACACCACTCTATCTATATTAGAACCATCTTTAAATTTATACAATCCATTTGCTAATCTTATTGGACGATATAATTTTCCATCTCTTTTTAACAATACATCATCATCTTTTGCATCTTTAATTTTAATTTCTTCAGCATCAACAAAAGCTAAATATTGAGAAGCTAAATCTCCTGGCTCCTGACTCACAGGAAGTTTTTGAGTTAAACCCGCTCCTTCCGAATCTGTTCTCGCTACAATAATTCCATCTTCAATTCCTAATTCTAAAAAAGCATATCTCACAGCATTCAATTTTGCTATAAAATCTTCATGAGGAACTGTTACTTTTCCATCTTGATGACCACATTGTTTCGCATCTGAAACTTGATTTTCAATTTGAATTGCACAAGCACCAGCTTCGATCATCTTTTTAGCTAACAAATAAGTAGCTTCTTCGTTACCGAAACCAGCGTCTATATCAGCAATAATTGGTACAATATGAGACTCATAATTATCTATTTGATCTTGCACATTTTCTCCATTTTCTAAACGTCTAAACAAATCATTTAATTCAATTGCATCCGCTTGTTTTAAAAAATCATAGATTTCATTGATAAGCGATGGAACTGCAGTTTTTTCATGCATTGATTGATCTGGTAATGGACCAAATTCTGAACGTAATGCTGCAACCATCCATCCTGATAAATACAAGTATTTTTTATTGGTAGTTTGATGATGTTTTTTTACAGCAATCATTTTTTGTTGCGCAACAAAACCGTGCCAGCAACCAAGAGATTGTGTATATTTTGAAGAATCTGCATCATATTCTGCCATATCTTTCCTCATAATTTTAGCAGTATGTTTTGCGATATCTAAACCAGATGTAAATCTATTTTGAGCAACCATTCTTGCTGCATTTTCAGAATTAATAGAACTCCAAGTTGCTCCGTATTTCTTTTTTAAACTTCTAACTGTTTCTAATGCTGAACTGTAATTTGTTTGTGCTAAATTTTTCATAATTTTGCTTTAATTATTAATGTTATTCTAAATTTTGATAATTACGTCTCGTATACTATTGCCGTAGTTGCGAGACACTTTTTTTATATATAATTATATGCTGATAGGGTTAAAAACTCTTTATATTCTTTTGATAAAACTAATTCATCAAATAATTCAATTGCTAACTGAAACTTCCCATTGGTATAATTTTCATCTCCAACCATTTTTTTGATTTTACTTAACTCTTCTTTTTTTAATAAAAGATACATTTCAAAATCAAACTCTCTACCATCTTCTATTTGAACACCATTATGCAACCAGTGCCAAACTTGAGTTCTAGATATTTCTGCAGTTGCAGCATCTTCCATTAAATTATATAAAGCCGCAGCACCATTACCTCTCAACCAACTTTCTATATATAGAATTCCCACATTGATATTTTTTCTAATTCCTTCTTCTGTAATTGTACCTATTGGCATTTCTACCAAATCCTCTTCTGTAATATTTATATCATTTCTACCAACATGAATCTGATTCTGCGTCAACATATTTTCATTAAAAACACTCATAGCTACAGAAACTAATCCTGGATGCGCAACCCAAGTTCCATCATGCCCATTTTTAACTTCCTGTTCTTTATCTGCTAATACCTTTGCAAAAGCCAAATCATTAGCCATTTCATCATTTTTAATTGGAATCTGAGCTGCCATCCCTCCCATTGCATGTACTTTTCTTTTATGACATCGTTGAATAACTCGTAAAGAATACGCCTCCATAAAAGGTGATTTCATAGTTACTTGATCTCTATTCGGAACCATAAAGCCCTTATGATTTCTAAATTTTTTGATATAAGAAAAGATATAATCCCAACGACCACAATTTAATCCTGCCATATGATTTCTTAATTCATAAATAATTTCATCTAATTGAAAACTAGCAGTAATTGTCTCTATTAAAACAGTCGCTTTAACTGTATTCTGCGGAATGTTTAAATATTCTTGTGCAAAAACAAAAACATCATTCCAAAAACGAGCCTCTAAATAATG from Lutibacter sp. Hel_I_33_5 carries:
- a CDS encoding isocitrate lyase, whose protein sequence is MKNLAQTNYSSALETVRSLKKKYGATWSSINSENAARMVAQNRFTSGLDIAKHTAKIMRKDMAEYDADSSKYTQSLGCWHGFVAQQKMIAVKKHHQTTNKKYLYLSGWMVAALRSEFGPLPDQSMHEKTAVPSLINEIYDFLKQADAIELNDLFRRLENGENVQDQIDNYESHIVPIIADIDAGFGNEEATYLLAKKMIEAGACAIQIENQVSDAKQCGHQDGKVTVPHEDFIAKLNAVRYAFLELGIEDGIIVARTDSEGAGLTQKLPVSQEPGDLASQYLAFVDAEEIKIKDAKDDDVLLKRDGKLYRPIRLANGLYKFKDGSNIDRVVLDCITSLQNGADLLWIETPTPNVKQIAHMVNRVREVVPNAKLVYNNSPSFNWTLNFRNQAFDEMLEEGENMTEYDRNNLMDEAYDGSELCHRADDKIKTFQVDGAREAGIFHHLITLPTYHTTALHMNDLTEGYFGEQGMLAYVKGVQRQELRKGVSCVKHQRMAGSDLGDDHKSFFAGDKALKAGGEKNTSNQFEIKSKKVVVKEGLSVVA
- the aceB gene encoding malate synthase A, which encodes MQQDVLLKKIDFKGFSVDDYQDVLTNKAKVFLLALHDKFNERRLKLLETREIEQAFFDAGNYPSFPEETKNIRESDWVCAPLPEDLLDRRVEITGPVDRKMVINALNSGAKTFMADFEDSNSPNIINNLNGQINLRDANNKTISFYNEKKDKTYQLNNEVATLLVRPRGLHLNEKHLTVDGEAMSGSLVDFGLYFFHNIKTLQEQNSATYFYLPKLEHYLEARFWNDVFVFAQEYLNIPQNTVKATVLIETITASFQLDEIIYELRNHMAGLNCGRWDYIFSYIKKFRNHKGFMVPNRDQVTMKSPFMEAYSLRVIQRCHKRKVHAMGGMAAQIPIKNDEMANDLAFAKVLADKEQEVKNGHDGTWVAHPGLVSVAMSVFNENMLTQNQIHVGRNDINITEEDLVEMPIGTITEEGIRKNINVGILYIESWLRGNGAAALYNLMEDAATAEISRTQVWHWLHNGVQIEDGREFDFEMYLLLKKEELSKIKKMVGDENYTNGKFQLAIELFDELVLSKEYKEFLTLSAYNYI